A portion of the Polaribacter cellanae genome contains these proteins:
- a CDS encoding helix-turn-helix and ligand-binding sensor domain-containing protein, whose product MHRSLLLKFKKYTFFISLLCVSLCSVAQTLHSDVTNYSINQYNAENQNWGIDINNKGVIFAANNKGLLKYNGQIWKLYQLPNKTIIRSVLCSNDRIYTGSYEEFGFWKKNKFGDYEYTSLIPLFDKNHQFVNDEFWQIINYKNKIIFWSFSGLYIYNGEKIITIKDSENILNSVVYKNKLIVSSLQKGVRELKENKLVPHELSNKYKNVNQLATINDKLFLYDADKGAVIYSTNKKTSLSKELNNLLETFVLNKASFINNNQLLLGTIKNGALLYSIDNKEIEIINVKSGLQNNTVLNQKVRKNNIWLALDNGIAKIKVKNSNKFYKDFSGTIGTVYDMAYLKNKLYIASNTGLYTFTDNKLKLIENTEGHIWDLFIVDDNLICAHNSGIFIFKDEKLVYQNSKNGGVYTTKRTKNLKNIFLQGTYTGLNLLKKENNVWSSKIVKNISFPVDNIEFESDFIIWATHPYKGIFRIKLNKDYSAIVNIESFGENENFKDYKTKIFTIYNTIAFYNNKKWFTYSKKNNSIKKFEELQQFNGKDFIGNDINGLWFIDKNRDVFYINKNNKRISYINSSQTKERLLVNNEKIIIKNDSLRLINLNDGFTQFNLKNYNSKKENTSLPEIEKIYTQTNNYSIKDSILKIPYHEAKIISLEFFTPNTYENKNSFSVSGKINSNGIVKNGKIELQNLKYGKYTIRIKNENNNISDEDKKSRKIYLEVLPPWYLSIWMKILYLLLLVILYFVLRKRNQLKFRKEQIKIQKELVRDTQKKINKIEKENLKKEVNNKKRMLATITASIIKKNEIIIILRNELNRLSKTFPDQYISKKLLKVANDSISNNKDWKMFEDSFNELHEDFFKRLVSEYPKLTSKDLKLCAYIKTGHTSKEIAPLMGISLRGVELHRYRLRKKINLTKNKSIFDFLITF is encoded by the coding sequence ATGCATAGATCTCTTCTATTAAAATTCAAAAAATATACTTTCTTTATTTCACTTCTCTGTGTAAGCCTTTGTTCGGTAGCACAAACATTACATTCAGATGTAACTAATTATTCTATTAACCAATACAATGCAGAAAATCAAAATTGGGGAATAGACATTAATAATAAAGGTGTAATTTTTGCCGCAAATAATAAAGGGCTTTTAAAATACAATGGGCAAATCTGGAAACTTTATCAACTACCTAATAAAACCATTATTAGGTCTGTTCTATGCTCTAACGATAGAATATATACTGGTTCTTATGAAGAGTTTGGATTTTGGAAAAAGAATAAATTTGGCGATTACGAATACACTTCATTAATTCCGCTTTTCGATAAAAATCATCAATTTGTAAATGATGAATTTTGGCAAATTATAAATTATAAAAACAAAATTATTTTTTGGTCCTTCAGTGGTTTATATATTTATAATGGAGAAAAAATAATTACAATTAAAGACAGTGAAAATATTTTAAACTCTGTTGTATATAAAAACAAACTAATTGTATCAAGCTTACAAAAAGGAGTAAGAGAATTAAAAGAAAATAAACTTGTACCACACGAATTATCTAATAAATATAAAAATGTAAACCAATTAGCAACAATTAACGATAAATTATTTTTATATGATGCAGATAAAGGCGCTGTAATATATTCTACGAATAAAAAAACAAGCCTATCTAAAGAGTTAAATAATTTATTAGAAACATTTGTTTTAAATAAAGCCTCTTTTATAAATAACAATCAACTTCTATTAGGAACTATTAAAAACGGAGCACTACTCTACTCCATTGATAATAAGGAAATTGAAATAATAAATGTAAAATCTGGTTTACAAAATAACACAGTTTTAAATCAAAAAGTAAGAAAAAATAATATTTGGTTAGCTTTAGACAACGGTATTGCTAAAATTAAAGTAAAAAATTCTAATAAGTTTTATAAAGATTTTTCGGGAACAATAGGCACTGTTTATGACATGGCATACCTTAAAAATAAATTATACATAGCAAGCAATACTGGCTTATACACTTTTACAGATAATAAATTAAAATTAATAGAAAATACAGAAGGGCATATATGGGATTTATTTATTGTTGATGACAATTTAATATGCGCACACAACTCTGGAATATTTATATTTAAAGATGAAAAATTAGTTTACCAAAACTCTAAAAATGGAGGAGTTTATACTACGAAAAGAACAAAAAACCTTAAAAACATATTTCTACAAGGAACATATACAGGGCTAAATCTCTTAAAAAAAGAAAACAATGTTTGGAGTTCTAAAATTGTTAAAAACATCTCGTTTCCTGTTGATAATATTGAATTTGAGTCCGATTTTATAATTTGGGCTACACACCCTTATAAGGGAATCTTTAGAATTAAACTAAACAAAGATTATAGTGCTATTGTTAATATTGAATCGTTTGGCGAAAATGAAAATTTTAAAGATTATAAAACAAAAATTTTTACGATTTACAATACCATCGCTTTTTACAATAATAAAAAATGGTTTACCTACTCTAAAAAAAATAACAGCATCAAAAAATTTGAAGAATTACAACAATTTAATGGTAAAGATTTTATTGGAAACGATATAAATGGCTTATGGTTTATAGATAAAAACAGAGATGTTTTTTACATAAACAAAAACAACAAAAGAATTTCTTATATAAACTCTTCTCAAACAAAAGAAAGGCTACTTGTTAACAACGAAAAAATAATTATTAAAAACGACTCTTTAAGATTAATAAATTTAAATGATGGTTTTACACAATTCAATTTAAAAAATTATAACTCAAAAAAAGAAAACACTAGCTTACCTGAAATAGAAAAAATATATACTCAAACAAACAATTATTCTATTAAAGATAGTATTTTAAAAATTCCTTATCATGAAGCAAAAATTATCTCTCTAGAATTTTTTACACCTAATACTTATGAAAATAAAAATTCTTTTTCTGTTTCTGGAAAAATAAACTCTAATGGAATAGTAAAAAACGGAAAGATTGAACTTCAAAATTTAAAATATGGTAAATATACCATTAGAATAAAAAATGAAAACAACAATATTTCTGATGAAGATAAAAAATCAAGAAAAATTTATTTAGAGGTCTTACCCCCTTGGTATTTATCTATTTGGATGAAAATTTTATACCTTTTACTATTAGTAATATTATATTTTGTGTTAAGAAAAAGAAATCAGCTAAAATTTAGAAAAGAACAAATTAAAATTCAAAAAGAATTGGTTAGAGATACCCAGAAAAAAATTAATAAAATTGAAAAAGAAAACCTTAAAAAGGAGGTAAACAATAAAAAAAGAATGTTAGCAACCATAACAGCTTCCATTATAAAAAAGAACGAAATTATTATTATCTTAAGAAATGAACTTAATCGATTATCAAAAACATTTCCAGATCAATATATATCAAAAAAATTATTAAAAGTAGCAAACGATTCTATAAGCAATAATAAAGATTGGAAAATGTTTGAAGACAGTTTTAATGAATTACATGAAGATTTCTTTAAAAGGTTAGTTTCAGAATATCCTAAACTAACAAGTAAAGATTTAAAACTTTGTGCCTATATTAAAACCGGCCATACTTCTAAAGAAATTGCTCCTTTAATGGGTATAAGTTTAAGAGGTGTAGAGTTGCACAGATATCGTTTAAGGAAAAAAATCAATCTCACAAAAAACAAAAGTATTTTCGATTTTCTAATTACCTTTTAA
- a CDS encoding carbohydrate binding domain-containing protein — MKNVLLHLKKYTILLLIVFSYSSCENELEKFPTITFTPCESTNVVVNPNIINDFECQSNIVLANVEAVRNPAEIQINKSRFVGKYINSDAAAKNISIDLSKTIDFKNFAIFKIKIRTEEEESKINVRLEGGKTGAINREQNITADNGWNEYTFDFSDFSNEEHNKLTLSFNSPNSGAIYYLDDLSLDASKNICEGIDKDKSIVNDFDCQKNVIIPEVEKVLTPNKSPINESNFSGKYVDGLGAWDAVIIDYKEAIDLSINNIFSIKVHAPVAGTLKVKLEGGTSAAIEKDQQVIAGEWKEYTFNFLDQATENHTKIVLFFNAGVDTNGTDEYFIDDLRFIEDPCANTVADTSILNDFDCQVNRNPEGNVTTEVVENPNKNANNTSLNVLKVTDNGTEPFDFLVFDNTEAIDLTSKNILKIKVHSSKSVPLLAKLEGGTSTPSEIWGTIDTVGDWKEYSFDFSSQANEQHNKVVFFFNGGQTDGTTEDIYFIDDIKFVEANTISCTGVVTDETIVSDAECQQNYTIEGDAATTVIDNPNKSGINNSEAVLEVRDNGTNAWDHLLFNFGKSIDLSTKNVLKIKVLSSKNAPLLAKLEGGTSAANEIWGAINTTGTWTEYTFDFSSQASKDHQKIVFFFNAGEATGANPDIYYIDDIRWE, encoded by the coding sequence ATGAAAAATGTACTGTTACATCTTAAAAAATATACTATTTTATTGTTAATAGTATTTAGTTACTCTTCTTGTGAAAATGAATTAGAGAAATTTCCAACAATTACCTTTACACCTTGTGAAAGTACAAATGTTGTTGTAAATCCTAATATTATTAACGACTTCGAGTGTCAATCTAATATTGTGTTGGCAAACGTAGAAGCTGTAAGAAACCCTGCAGAAATTCAAATAAATAAAAGTCGTTTTGTTGGAAAATATATAAATTCTGATGCTGCAGCTAAAAATATTTCTATAGATTTAAGTAAAACAATAGATTTTAAAAATTTTGCAATTTTTAAAATTAAAATTAGAACAGAAGAGGAAGAAAGTAAAATTAATGTAAGATTAGAAGGTGGCAAAACTGGCGCAATTAATCGAGAACAAAATATTACTGCAGATAATGGTTGGAATGAATATACATTTGATTTTAGTGATTTTTCTAATGAAGAACATAACAAATTAACCCTAAGTTTTAACTCACCTAATAGTGGTGCAATCTATTATTTAGATGATTTATCTTTAGATGCCTCGAAAAATATTTGTGAAGGTATAGATAAAGATAAAAGTATTGTTAACGATTTCGATTGTCAAAAAAATGTAATTATTCCAGAAGTAGAAAAGGTATTAACACCTAACAAGTCTCCAATAAACGAAAGTAACTTTAGTGGTAAATATGTAGATGGACTTGGTGCTTGGGATGCAGTAATTATAGATTACAAAGAAGCAATTGATTTATCTATAAACAACATTTTTAGTATTAAAGTACACGCACCAGTTGCAGGAACTTTAAAGGTAAAGTTAGAGGGAGGAACATCTGCTGCCATTGAAAAAGACCAACAAGTAATTGCTGGAGAGTGGAAAGAATACACATTTAACTTTTTAGATCAAGCAACAGAAAACCATACCAAAATAGTACTATTTTTTAATGCTGGTGTAGATACCAATGGAACTGACGAATACTTTATAGACGATTTAAGGTTTATTGAAGACCCATGTGCAAATACAGTTGCAGATACATCTATTTTAAACGATTTCGATTGCCAAGTTAATAGAAATCCAGAAGGTAATGTAACAACAGAAGTTGTAGAAAACCCAAATAAAAATGCAAATAACACAAGTTTAAACGTTCTTAAAGTAACCGATAACGGAACAGAACCTTTCGACTTTTTAGTTTTCGATAATACAGAAGCAATAGATTTAACGTCAAAAAACATATTAAAAATTAAAGTTCATTCCTCCAAATCTGTTCCATTATTAGCAAAATTAGAAGGAGGAACTTCTACACCAAGTGAAATTTGGGGAACAATCGATACAGTTGGAGATTGGAAAGAATATAGTTTCGACTTTAGTAGCCAAGCAAACGAACAACACAACAAAGTGGTTTTCTTTTTTAATGGAGGACAAACTGACGGAACAACAGAAGATATTTATTTTATTGATGATATTAAATTCGTAGAAGCCAACACAATATCTTGTACTGGTGTTGTAACAGATGAAACAATTGTAAGCGATGCAGAATGCCAGCAAAATTATACTATCGAAGGAGACGCTGCTACAACAGTTATAGATAACCCAAATAAATCTGGAATTAATAATAGCGAAGCTGTTTTAGAAGTTAGAGATAATGGAACAAATGCTTGGGATCATTTATTGTTTAACTTTGGTAAATCTATAGATTTATCTACAAAAAACGTATTAAAAATTAAAGTTTTATCATCCAAAAACGCACCTCTTTTAGCAAAGTTAGAAGGTGGTACCTCTGCTGCAAATGAAATCTGGGGAGCTATAAATACAACAGGAACTTGGACAGAATATACTTTCGATTTTAGTTCGCAAGCATCAAAAGATCATCAAAAAATAGTTTTCTTTTTCAATGCAGGAGAAGCAACTGGAGCTAACCCAGATATTTATTATATAGACGATATTAGATGGGAATAA
- a CDS encoding MFS transporter, which yields MSNSPQNHPPVKKDSKIPFLQLAAYGFGGIIPIALFNIAGQLMGLIGNISMGLSALWLGVILIIPRLWDAISDPIVGHFSDNIRTPWGRRRPFLLIGGIAVAISFVLMWWIPDGKLVHEWFSTEESFQWFQLGYILFWLLIFFTACTIFEIPHGALGMEMSTDYHERTRLFSAKSFLGNLFAMSTPWLFALANMEYFKGADGNEADGMKYVSMLVAVILIPLSFWWFFTVKEPGFKKVKKQKKTPFWKDIKHTFKNKTFIRLVAIVFTLAMGFNFVNLLGYYIPIYYIFDGNKEVASTLLGINGTIWAITGLLAVFPLNWLSPKVGKRKTLLIAIGLMFLAQLSKIVCYNHEFPYLIIIPTILLSVGMLFFFTLGSSMVGDICDEDYLKTNRKSEGSYYSIFWWFIKMGTALASFVAGLLIVFTQFDETQVIKVDDFKGSINKIEKNIAFVKESQKLTFVKYQENLNTLYKENIADVNDYLITLNNLKTKIAENTEATEAEKNFKKDLYLTATKNIKKIKNTLEKEHSILDYKEATSKFKMVANKNISSFSKIELTRAKLNGALLLDHLKKEATTNKNSTEHYKNLVTNLSEINHQLKDLQTTNLDEFFTAIKDIKLQVMPLNQQSPYTLLMMRAVEIGLPLILCVISFLFTLRYPLTEKRSFEIKAAIEKREQEQEQEQEEINI from the coding sequence ATGAGTAATTCTCCACAAAATCACCCACCTGTAAAAAAAGATAGCAAAATTCCTTTTTTACAATTAGCTGCTTATGGTTTTGGTGGTATTATTCCCATAGCATTATTTAATATTGCAGGCCAATTAATGGGGCTTATTGGAAACATTAGTATGGGATTAAGTGCGCTTTGGCTTGGAGTAATATTAATTATACCTCGTTTATGGGATGCTATTTCGGATCCAATTGTTGGACATTTTTCAGACAATATTAGAACACCTTGGGGTAGAAGAAGACCTTTTTTATTAATTGGAGGAATTGCTGTTGCTATTAGCTTTGTGTTAATGTGGTGGATTCCAGATGGTAAATTGGTACATGAATGGTTTTCTACAGAAGAGAGTTTTCAATGGTTTCAATTAGGTTATATTCTTTTTTGGCTTTTAATTTTTTTTACAGCTTGTACAATTTTTGAAATTCCTCATGGTGCTTTAGGCATGGAAATGTCTACAGATTATCATGAAAGAACAAGATTATTTAGTGCAAAAAGTTTTTTAGGAAACCTTTTTGCAATGAGTACTCCCTGGCTTTTTGCTTTGGCAAATATGGAATATTTTAAGGGTGCAGATGGTAACGAAGCAGATGGAATGAAGTATGTTTCTATGTTAGTAGCTGTTATTTTAATTCCACTTTCTTTTTGGTGGTTTTTTACTGTAAAAGAACCAGGTTTTAAAAAGGTTAAAAAACAAAAAAAAACGCCATTTTGGAAAGACATAAAACACACCTTTAAAAACAAAACATTTATTAGATTGGTAGCCATTGTTTTTACGTTGGCAATGGGTTTTAATTTTGTAAACTTATTAGGCTATTATATTCCTATCTATTACATTTTTGATGGAAACAAAGAAGTAGCTTCTACCCTATTAGGAATCAACGGAACTATTTGGGCAATTACAGGTTTACTGGCTGTTTTTCCATTAAATTGGTTAAGCCCCAAAGTTGGTAAAAGAAAAACACTATTAATTGCAATAGGTTTAATGTTTTTGGCTCAATTATCTAAAATTGTTTGTTATAATCATGAGTTTCCCTATTTAATAATAATTCCAACTATTTTATTATCTGTAGGAATGTTGTTCTTTTTTACTTTAGGTTCTTCTATGGTGGGTGATATTTGCGACGAAGATTATTTAAAAACAAATAGAAAATCGGAAGGTAGCTATTATTCCATTTTTTGGTGGTTTATAAAAATGGGAACTGCATTGGCAAGTTTTGTGGCTGGTTTGTTAATTGTTTTTACTCAATTTGATGAAACACAAGTAATAAAAGTAGATGACTTTAAAGGTTCCATAAATAAAATTGAAAAAAACATCGCATTTGTTAAAGAATCTCAAAAATTAACTTTTGTAAAATATCAAGAAAATTTAAATACACTTTACAAAGAAAATATAGCGGATGTTAATGATTATTTAATTACTCTAAATAATTTAAAAACTAAAATAGCAGAAAACACAGAAGCAACAGAAGCAGAAAAAAACTTTAAGAAAGACTTATATCTAACTGCTACAAAAAATATAAAAAAGATAAAAAATACTTTAGAAAAGGAGCATTCTATTTTAGATTATAAAGAAGCAACTTCAAAATTTAAAATGGTTGCGAATAAAAATATTTCATCTTTTTCGAAAATTGAGCTTACCAGAGCCAAGTTAAATGGTGCATTATTATTAGATCATTTAAAGAAAGAAGCTACAACAAATAAAAATAGTACAGAACATTATAAAAATCTTGTTACAAATTTATCTGAAATTAATCATCAACTTAAAGATTTACAAACAACCAATTTAGATGAGTTTTTTACAGCTATTAAAGATATAAAACTGCAAGTAATGCCTCTTAATCAACAATCTCCTTACACACTTTTAATGATGAGAGCTGTGGAAATTGGGTTGCCTTTAATTCTTTGTGTTATTTCATTTTTATTCACTTTAAGGTATCCTTTAACAGAAAAAAGGTCTTTTGAAATTAAAGCTGCTATAGAAAAAAGAGAGCAAGAGCAAGAGCAAGAGCAAGAAGAAATTAACATATAA
- a CDS encoding T9SS type A sorting domain-containing protein has protein sequence MKKILLLIILISYNGFAQCVDPVITNFECTPASYTLTGALVSVANPFSSGVNTSANVGQYTDDGTAAFDNLTFDKGAAINLTTNNVLKFKVYSTKKAPLVVKLEGGTTPAKEINLSLDVTNKWIEYTVDFSSENTSNHQKIVFFFNFNKTDGTTTDMYYVDDIRWETSTTSTAPVLTDFESTKPSDGEFFGTPLAGSTNLKLTIVSNHVASGINLSKNIGKYKDDGTNGFDGLVFDYGSPIDLTTNNFLKIKLYTPTSVQILAKLEGGANAVEIYSPFSTDNGPLNSWIEFTFDFSTYSNNSSGGDANTKLVLFLNPAKTNGTTSDIYYLDDIVWSSSATAGINNLALEKEILAFPTITKDHINIKTASNNIQNINVYNVSGQKVIQNKNINKQEYLLDISTLSKGIYFVKVKSNKNVKDIKIIKQ, from the coding sequence ATGAAAAAAATATTACTTTTAATAATCTTAATTTCTTATAATGGTTTTGCACAATGTGTAGATCCTGTTATAACAAATTTTGAATGTACACCAGCATCCTATACTCTTACTGGAGCATTAGTTTCTGTTGCAAATCCATTTTCTTCTGGAGTAAATACAAGTGCAAATGTTGGCCAATATACAGATGATGGTACAGCAGCTTTCGATAATTTAACTTTCGATAAAGGTGCTGCAATTAATTTAACAACCAATAATGTTTTAAAATTTAAAGTATATTCTACAAAAAAAGCACCTTTAGTTGTAAAACTAGAAGGAGGAACTACTCCTGCAAAAGAAATAAACCTTTCTTTAGATGTTACAAATAAATGGATTGAATATACTGTAGATTTTAGTTCCGAAAACACAAGTAATCATCAAAAAATAGTTTTCTTTTTTAATTTCAATAAAACTGATGGTACAACAACAGATATGTACTATGTCGATGATATTAGATGGGAAACCTCAACAACAAGTACAGCTCCAGTATTAACTGACTTCGAGAGCACAAAACCTTCAGATGGAGAATTTTTTGGAACTCCTCTTGCTGGTTCTACAAATTTAAAATTAACAATAGTTTCAAATCATGTTGCATCTGGTATTAACCTAAGTAAAAATATTGGTAAATACAAAGACGATGGCACTAATGGATTTGATGGACTTGTTTTTGATTATGGTTCTCCAATAGACTTAACAACAAATAATTTTTTAAAAATAAAATTATACACACCAACATCTGTTCAAATTTTAGCAAAATTAGAAGGGGGTGCAAATGCAGTAGAAATATATTCTCCATTTAGTACAGATAATGGCCCTTTAAATTCTTGGATAGAATTTACGTTCGATTTTAGTACTTATTCTAATAATTCTTCTGGTGGCGATGCAAATACTAAATTGGTATTATTTTTAAACCCAGCAAAAACAAACGGAACAACTTCAGATATTTATTATTTAGATGATATTGTTTGGTCTTCGTCTGCAACAGCAGGTATTAATAATCTTGCTTTAGAAAAAGAAATCCTAGCATTTCCAACAATTACTAAAGATCATATAAATATAAAAACAGCTAGCAATAACATTCAAAATATTAACGTCTATAATGTTAGCGGTCAAAAAGTAATTCAAAATAAAAACATTAATAAACAAGAATATTTATTAGACATCTCTACATTAAGTAAAGGTATTTACTTTGTTAAAGTAAAATCTAATAAAAATGTTAAAGACATTAAAATAATTAAACAATAG
- a CDS encoding T9SS type A sorting domain-containing protein, which translates to MKKIVLLLAFISYNAFYAQCADPIITNFECSPPSYTPTGNLTPVTNPFSESINTSANVGRYTDDGTAAFDNLTFDKGAAIDLSTNNILKFKIYSTKLVPLVVKLEGGATSTALETPLTIDVTNSWVEYTVDLSSQSAEDHQKLVFFFNFNKTDGTATDIYYIDDIRWEASTTSTDPVVTDFESTKPSQGGFPNNKLTIVSNHVSSGINTSASIGKYKDDGTNGFDGLIFEYGTAINLATNNILKIKLYTPTSIQILAKLEGGTEAREVFSPFSTAIGPVNSWIEFTFDFSAYANNASGGDGNTRIVLFVNAAVTSGTPSDIYYLDDIIWTNKTTWTGAVSTDWALPGNWTGGVPTSTSEVIIPDVANDPIIGVLTSTGAVTGNITTNNVLTIASGSSLIVNGIATGEVTYKRNLVTPALTGDAVADKLEGWHLVGSPVNGQGYNNSYANTNGIATSGTKRGIATYNNAVATGNWSYLQDNDSNSGTFRTATGYTVKTATTSNVSFKGTLNTVEVNKAITVGAGTPFNLLSNPFASYINSGAFLNLKKNSDKLTSKTIWVWNSSTKNYDTKVSGDAFKLAPGQGFFVSSSSAGDVTFEKSIQSHQGTDTFLKPEPKPEVELTITDGTLNRYAKLYYNKLASKGFDNGLDGETFGGVPNKLDVFTQLLENNKGKNYQIQALPNTNLESNIIPVGIKAEAGKQITFSAKAINLPSNIYVFLEDRITNTFTNLSEENSNYKVTLFKSLNGIGRFYLHTTQSTLSVADAPIEDISIYKTDINNLKIVGLPNGNTSIKLFNIVGKQIINSSFTSNGVKDITLPKIANGIYIVQLITEAGQLNKKIILD; encoded by the coding sequence ATGAAAAAAATAGTACTTCTATTGGCATTTATTTCTTACAATGCTTTTTACGCACAATGTGCAGATCCGATTATTACAAATTTTGAGTGCTCACCTCCCTCCTACACCCCTACTGGAAATTTAACCCCTGTAACGAACCCATTTTCTGAAAGCATAAATACCAGTGCAAATGTTGGTCGATATACAGATGATGGTACTGCCGCTTTTGATAACTTAACTTTTGATAAAGGAGCAGCTATTGATCTTTCAACAAATAATATTTTAAAGTTTAAAATATATTCTACAAAATTAGTTCCATTAGTAGTAAAATTAGAAGGTGGAGCAACTTCAACCGCTTTAGAAACACCTTTAACAATAGATGTAACTAATTCTTGGGTAGAATACACTGTGGATTTAAGCAGTCAAAGTGCGGAAGATCACCAAAAATTAGTTTTCTTTTTTAATTTTAATAAAACAGACGGAACTGCTACTGACATTTATTATATAGATGATATCAGATGGGAAGCATCTACAACAAGTACAGACCCAGTTGTAACAGATTTTGAAAGCACAAAACCTTCTCAAGGAGGCTTCCCAAACAATAAGTTAACAATAGTATCGAACCACGTTTCATCTGGTATAAACACCAGTGCCTCTATTGGTAAATACAAAGATGATGGTACCAATGGTTTTGATGGTTTAATTTTTGAATATGGTACTGCTATAAATTTGGCTACAAATAATATTTTAAAAATTAAGTTATATACCCCTACATCTATTCAAATTTTAGCAAAATTAGAAGGAGGAACAGAAGCAAGAGAAGTATTTTCTCCCTTTAGCACAGCTATCGGTCCCGTTAATTCCTGGATAGAATTTACTTTTGATTTTAGTGCATATGCAAACAATGCAAGTGGAGGTGATGGAAATACGAGAATCGTTTTATTTGTAAATGCTGCTGTTACTAGTGGAACACCTTCAGATATTTATTATTTAGATGATATTATTTGGACTAACAAAACAACTTGGACAGGAGCTGTAAGTACAGATTGGGCTTTACCAGGTAACTGGACAGGAGGCGTACCTACTTCAACATCTGAAGTAATAATTCCAGATGTAGCAAACGACCCAATTATTGGTGTACTTACTTCTACAGGAGCAGTAACAGGTAACATAACAACCAACAATGTACTAACAATTGCCAGTGGAAGTTCTTTAATTGTAAATGGTATTGCTACAGGAGAAGTAACTTATAAAAGAAATCTTGTAACACCTGCATTAACTGGCGATGCTGTTGCAGATAAATTAGAAGGATGGCATTTAGTAGGCTCTCCAGTAAACGGACAAGGTTACAATAACTCGTATGCAAATACAAATGGTATTGCTACTTCTGGAACAAAAAGAGGTATTGCAACCTATAACAATGCTGTAGCCACTGGTAACTGGTCTTATTTACAAGATAATGATAGTAATAGTGGAACTTTTAGAACAGCAACTGGTTATACTGTAAAAACGGCTACGACTTCAAATGTATCATTTAAAGGCACACTTAATACAGTAGAAGTTAACAAAGCAATTACTGTTGGTGCAGGTACTCCGTTTAATCTATTAAGTAATCCTTTTGCTTCGTATATAAATAGTGGAGCTTTTTTAAATTTAAAGAAAAACTCAGATAAACTTACAAGTAAAACAATTTGGGTTTGGAATTCTTCTACAAAAAATTATGACACTAAAGTTTCTGGCGATGCATTTAAATTAGCACCAGGACAAGGCTTTTTTGTAAGCAGCTCTTCTGCAGGAGATGTAACTTTTGAAAAAAGCATACAAAGCCATCAAGGAACAGATACTTTCTTAAAACCTGAACCTAAACCAGAGGTAGAACTTACTATTACAGATGGAACCCTTAACAGATATGCTAAATTATATTATAACAAACTAGCTTCTAAAGGTTTTGATAATGGTTTAGATGGAGAAACTTTTGGAGGTGTACCAAATAAGTTAGATGTATTTACACAATTGTTAGAAAATAACAAAGGCAAGAACTACCAAATTCAAGCTTTACCAAATACTAATTTAGAATCTAATATAATTCCTGTAGGAATTAAAGCAGAAGCTGGAAAACAAATTACTTTTTCTGCTAAAGCTATAAATTTACCTTCTAATATTTATGTTTTTTTAGAAGATAGAATTACCAACACATTTACAAATTTAAGTGAAGAAAATAGCAATTATAAAGTTACTTTATTTAAGAGTTTAAATGGAATTGGTAGATTTTATTTACACACAACTCAAAGTACTTTAAGTGTTGCAGATGCTCCTATAGAAGATATAAGCATATATAAAACAGATATAAATAACTTAAAAATTGTTGGTTTACCAAACGGAAACACAAGTATTAAATTATTTAATATTGTTGGTAAACAAATAATTAATTCTTCATTTACATCTAATGGTGTTAAAGATATTACTTTGCCAAAAATAGCAAATGGAATTTATATTGTTCAGTTAATTACGGAAGCTGGTCAGTTAAATAAAAAAATAATTTTAGACTAA